Proteins co-encoded in one Arthrobacter globiformis genomic window:
- a CDS encoding 6,7-dimethyl-8-ribityllumazine synthase — protein sequence MSPPATSSFRVAIVSARWHADIVDHAVDSFQTRLKELGIVNVDVRQVPGAFEIPLLVRRLAASGQYDGIATSALVVDGGIYRHEFVAQSVVDALMRVQLETDVPVFSGVLTPHHFHEHEEHRSQFSQHFVTKGKERADALASTLTTLASL from the coding sequence TTGTCACCTCCTGCCACTTCCTCCTTCCGGGTAGCGATCGTTAGTGCCCGATGGCATGCCGACATCGTTGATCATGCGGTCGACAGCTTCCAGACGCGACTCAAGGAACTCGGCATCGTCAACGTGGATGTCCGCCAAGTGCCCGGGGCCTTCGAAATTCCTCTACTCGTCCGACGGCTCGCAGCGTCCGGTCAGTACGACGGTATCGCCACCTCTGCCCTGGTGGTTGACGGAGGTATTTATCGCCACGAATTTGTCGCACAAAGCGTCGTGGACGCCCTCATGAGAGTGCAGTTGGAAACGGACGTACCAGTATTCTCCGGGGTCCTAACTCCTCACCATTTCCACGAGCACGAAGAGCACCGCAGCCAGTTTTCCCAGCATTTCGTGACCAAGGGGAAGGAGCGGGCAGACGCTCTCGCCTCAACTCTCACAACATTGGCGTCCCTCTAG
- a CDS encoding SDR family oxidoreductase: protein MSAPKFTLENKTAVVTGASSGIGRAIAVAIAELGAAVGCVDLPGSDLEGVTAEIKNSGGRAAYFAADVTQSQDMINAVTSIEQELGAISLAVNAAGIANAAPAEDMPLAQWQKVLDVDLTGVFLSCQAEGNAMLRNGGGSIVNIASMSATIANRGLLQAHYNTAKAGVVHLGKSLAWEWASRGIRVSPGYTNTPMTKRPEQASAMAGYAQDTPLGRNAEPEDIAGPVAFLLSDAAAFVTGVDLLVDGGFVIW from the coding sequence GTGAGTGCCCCAAAGTTCACGCTGGAAAACAAGACCGCCGTCGTCACAGGAGCAAGCAGCGGCATCGGCCGGGCCATTGCCGTGGCCATCGCTGAACTGGGAGCCGCAGTAGGCTGCGTCGACCTGCCCGGCAGCGACCTGGAAGGCGTCACCGCCGAGATCAAGAACTCCGGGGGTCGCGCCGCGTACTTCGCGGCCGACGTCACCCAGTCCCAGGACATGATCAACGCCGTAACCAGCATTGAACAGGAACTGGGAGCCATCTCCCTGGCAGTCAACGCCGCAGGCATCGCTAACGCAGCCCCCGCAGAAGACATGCCGCTTGCACAATGGCAGAAGGTTCTGGACGTCGACCTGACCGGGGTGTTCCTGTCTTGCCAGGCAGAAGGCAACGCCATGCTCCGCAACGGCGGCGGATCCATCGTTAACATCGCCTCGATGTCCGCCACCATCGCCAATAGAGGACTGCTCCAAGCCCACTACAACACCGCCAAAGCAGGTGTCGTCCACCTGGGCAAGAGCCTCGCCTGGGAGTGGGCCTCCCGCGGCATCCGCGTCAGCCCGGGCTACACCAACACGCCCATGACCAAGCGCCCCGAACAGGCCAGCGCCATGGCCGGCTACGCACAAGACACCCCTCTGGGCAGAAACGCCGAACCCGAAGACATCGCCGGACCCGTGGCATTCCTCCTCAGCGACGCAGCAGCATTTGTGACAGGAGTTGACCTGCTGGTCGATGGCGGATTCGTCATCTGGTGA
- a CDS encoding zinc-binding dehydrogenase, whose protein sequence is MSGFGIDGLAENIRDFADEDLDVIVDYAGFDTTTDDAIETVGFRGAVVQVGMGTERTNISTTTMILKQLRYLGSNGGTNEDCAEVLNLIAQGTVSSHVETIGFDEIYDSIRRFERGEVNGRLVAIRS, encoded by the coding sequence ATCTCCGGCTTCGGGATCGATGGGCTCGCTGAGAACATTCGCGACTTCGCCGATGAGGACCTCGACGTGATTGTTGACTACGCGGGGTTCGATACCACGACCGATGACGCTATCGAAACGGTCGGGTTCCGGGGTGCTGTCGTTCAGGTCGGCATGGGAACGGAGCGGACGAATATCTCGACCACGACGATGATCCTCAAACAGCTGCGCTATCTCGGTTCGAATGGAGGCACCAACGAGGACTGCGCAGAAGTTCTCAACCTCATCGCCCAAGGCACTGTGTCCTCGCACGTCGAGACAATAGGCTTCGACGAAATCTACGACTCCATCCGACGCTTCGAGCGTGGCGAAGTCAACGGACGCCTGGTCGCCATCCGCTCCTGA
- a CDS encoding GMC family oxidoreductase: MKDYDYDYIIVGAGSAGCAVAGRLSEDGYSVLLLEAGGSDDDDLIRTPLLFAGLFQGEKDWNYNSDPEPGLAGRRLFLPRGKVLGGSSSLNAMFYVRGARGDFDAWENEHGATGWSYDQVLPYFKRSEANTDLQDEFHGTDGPMGVTTKRWFSGYEQNYIDAAVQLGIERNDDINGAQQAGVGRLQVTGRDGQRCSSADAFLRPALARQNFVLVTNAYVQRILVESGRAVGVQFEHDGDVVTARAGREIVLSAGAYNTPKLLMLSGIGPADELRALGIDVVLDSPQVGRNLQDHPFTLTHYATDADNTLAVAGDPAAAEEWRTSRTGVLTSNAGEAAIFWRSDPALASPDFQMIFVPGWFWEHGFRSPNTLGMSIGLSYNGPSSRGAVTLRSADPAAPPRIVSNLLSQQHEVDAVLRALDFVSELTQQSPLRSILREQVNPGTSVTGALREQWVRADTQHMYHAAGSCRIGTPETGVVDAELRVHGIAGLRIADASIMPQITSGNTNAPSIMIGEKAADLLRGVTSAQDEAAASGCPYLAATSGAPA; this comes from the coding sequence ATGAAAGATTATGACTACGACTACATCATCGTCGGCGCCGGGTCTGCCGGCTGTGCCGTCGCCGGACGCTTGAGTGAGGACGGCTACAGCGTCCTGCTCCTTGAGGCTGGCGGAAGCGACGACGACGACCTGATCCGCACCCCACTTCTGTTCGCCGGCCTCTTCCAAGGTGAAAAAGACTGGAACTACAACTCCGACCCGGAACCCGGTCTTGCAGGTCGAAGGCTGTTCCTGCCGCGCGGCAAGGTGCTCGGCGGCAGCTCCTCCCTTAATGCCATGTTCTACGTACGCGGCGCCCGCGGGGACTTCGATGCCTGGGAGAACGAACACGGGGCCACGGGATGGTCCTATGACCAGGTCCTGCCTTACTTCAAGCGCTCCGAAGCGAACACGGACCTCCAGGACGAATTTCACGGTACCGACGGACCGATGGGTGTCACGACAAAGCGCTGGTTCTCCGGGTACGAGCAGAACTACATCGACGCGGCGGTCCAGCTCGGCATCGAGCGGAACGACGACATCAACGGTGCACAGCAGGCCGGCGTCGGCCGGCTCCAGGTGACCGGCCGCGACGGACAGCGCTGCTCTTCGGCGGACGCCTTCCTGCGCCCGGCACTGGCCCGGCAGAACTTCGTGCTGGTGACCAACGCCTACGTGCAGCGCATCCTCGTCGAGTCCGGACGCGCCGTCGGCGTCCAGTTCGAGCACGACGGCGACGTTGTCACCGCCCGGGCAGGACGTGAAATCGTGCTCTCTGCCGGCGCCTACAACACCCCTAAACTCCTGATGCTCTCGGGCATCGGACCGGCAGACGAACTCCGCGCCCTCGGAATCGACGTCGTGCTCGACTCCCCCCAGGTCGGCCGAAACCTTCAGGACCATCCATTCACCTTGACCCACTACGCGACGGATGCCGATAACACTCTCGCCGTCGCCGGCGATCCCGCCGCAGCAGAAGAGTGGCGCACTTCCCGCACGGGCGTGCTTACATCCAACGCCGGCGAAGCCGCGATCTTCTGGCGTTCCGACCCTGCCCTTGCCAGCCCGGACTTTCAGATGATCTTCGTCCCGGGCTGGTTCTGGGAGCATGGATTCCGGTCCCCCAACACCCTCGGAATGTCCATCGGGCTGTCTTACAACGGCCCGAGCTCGCGAGGCGCCGTCACGCTTCGCTCAGCAGACCCAGCGGCTCCCCCGCGCATTGTCAGCAACCTGCTCAGCCAGCAGCATGAGGTCGATGCTGTCCTCCGGGCACTCGACTTCGTCTCGGAGCTTACCCAGCAATCACCGCTCCGGTCGATTCTGCGGGAGCAGGTAAACCCCGGCACTTCGGTCACCGGCGCCCTGCGGGAGCAGTGGGTACGCGCCGACACGCAGCACATGTATCACGCCGCCGGGTCCTGCCGGATCGGCACGCCGGAGACAGGCGTCGTCGACGCTGAGCTGCGCGTGCACGGCATAGCAGGGCTCCGCATCGCGGACGCCTCGATCATGCCGCAAATCACCAGCGGCAACACCAACGCGCCCTCGATCATGATCGGAGAGAAAGCCGCTGACCTGCTCCGCGGCGTCACCTCAGCGCAGGACGAGGCTGCAGCCTCGGGCTGCCCCTACCTGGCCGCGACCTCCGGCGCCCCCGCCTGA
- a CDS encoding alcohol dehydrogenase catalytic domain-containing protein has translation MQAWRLTAANEPLKLMDVPDPVAGPNEVVIDVKAAGICHTDVGYLDGTLTGILGFTPITLGHEIAGIVAQLGDAVTGLSLGQRVAIPATIQGPGTGTDGGFADKVKAFDYQVIPVPDGVAWEQAAPATDAGMTSYHALKVGGVQSGTKLGIIGAGGLGSLAIQFAKALGAKIYVAEVNRGRLGTHLRLRDRWAR, from the coding sequence ATGCAAGCATGGCGGCTGACTGCTGCGAACGAACCACTCAAGCTCATGGACGTACCTGACCCCGTGGCAGGGCCCAACGAGGTGGTGATCGATGTCAAGGCCGCGGGAATCTGCCACACCGACGTGGGATACCTGGACGGCACGCTCACTGGCATTCTGGGCTTCACCCCCATCACTCTCGGACACGAAATCGCAGGGATCGTGGCACAACTGGGAGACGCAGTCACCGGCCTGTCCTTAGGCCAGCGAGTAGCCATCCCTGCAACCATCCAAGGCCCCGGGACGGGCACCGACGGCGGCTTCGCGGACAAGGTTAAGGCCTTCGACTATCAGGTCATCCCGGTTCCGGACGGTGTGGCGTGGGAGCAGGCTGCGCCGGCCACCGATGCGGGCATGACGTCCTACCATGCGCTCAAGGTAGGCGGTGTTCAGTCGGGGACCAAGCTGGGGATCATAGGTGCTGGCGGGCTGGGCAGCCTGGCGATCCAGTTCGCCAAGGCGCTCGGTGCGAAGATCTACGTGGCGGAGGTGAACCGCGGTCGCTTGGGAACGCATCTCCGGCTTCGGGATCGATGGGCTCGCTGA
- a CDS encoding cytochrome P450: MTETVTDTAIVPNHIAEAVMLPASYAEEQTRTYPALAWLRANNPFGLAKIDGYDPVWLATKHADIMEIERNPKIFSSAKADPFLVDRAGREYLKAANNGARTQDTLAYMDAPEHTKIKNVTSAWFMPANVRKREEAIRELARASVNKLLTGDREVDIVKDFSLYYPLRVIMTLFGVPPEDEPMMLTLTQALFGTTDEDSKRSDADDGEGASAKAWKATLQDFFRYFNELSADRRKNPTDDLASLIANAKVDGEYLPESFVNGYYVAIATAGHDTTSSTISGAIEQFARHPELLDAVHADPSLIPGVVDEALRWASPVKHFFRIVAEDTEFRGRKLSAGDGVMLLYPSANRDEEVFENPNEFDITRKPNKHLAFGFGPHQCIGQHVAKLEMRIVLEELLPRLAKVELLGEPLFVAANFLSGPKTLPVRITPA, encoded by the coding sequence ATGACCGAGACCGTGACTGACACAGCAATAGTCCCAAACCACATAGCCGAAGCAGTGATGCTGCCTGCCTCCTACGCCGAAGAGCAGACGCGCACCTATCCGGCACTCGCGTGGCTCAGAGCCAACAACCCCTTCGGCTTGGCCAAGATCGACGGCTACGATCCCGTCTGGCTGGCAACGAAGCACGCTGACATCATGGAGATCGAACGCAATCCCAAGATCTTCTCTAGCGCGAAGGCCGACCCGTTCCTCGTCGACCGGGCCGGGCGCGAATACCTGAAGGCCGCGAACAACGGTGCGCGGACGCAGGACACCCTCGCCTACATGGACGCCCCGGAACACACGAAGATCAAGAACGTGACGAGCGCCTGGTTCATGCCGGCCAACGTCCGCAAACGCGAAGAAGCGATCCGCGAACTCGCCCGCGCATCCGTGAACAAGCTCCTGACGGGCGATCGCGAGGTCGACATCGTCAAGGACTTCTCGCTGTACTACCCGCTGCGGGTCATCATGACCCTCTTCGGCGTTCCGCCCGAGGATGAACCAATGATGCTCACCCTCACACAGGCACTGTTCGGTACGACCGATGAAGACTCCAAACGCAGCGACGCCGACGATGGCGAGGGCGCTAGCGCGAAAGCGTGGAAGGCAACGCTGCAGGACTTCTTCCGCTACTTCAACGAACTGTCGGCCGACCGCCGGAAGAACCCGACCGACGACCTCGCCTCCCTCATCGCCAACGCCAAGGTCGACGGAGAGTATCTGCCAGAGTCTTTCGTCAACGGCTACTACGTCGCGATCGCCACGGCCGGACACGACACCACCTCGTCGACGATCTCGGGCGCCATCGAGCAATTCGCGCGCCATCCCGAACTGCTCGACGCGGTGCACGCCGACCCGAGCCTGATCCCCGGCGTCGTCGACGAGGCCCTTCGCTGGGCATCGCCCGTCAAGCACTTCTTCAGGATCGTGGCGGAGGACACCGAGTTCCGCGGCCGCAAGCTGTCCGCCGGCGACGGGGTCATGCTGCTGTACCCGTCCGCGAACCGCGACGAGGAAGTCTTCGAGAACCCGAACGAGTTTGACATCACCCGCAAGCCGAACAAACACCTCGCCTTCGGTTTTGGCCCGCACCAGTGCATCGGCCAGCACGTGGCCAAGCTCGAGATGCGAATCGTCCTCGAGGAACTCCTCCCCCGCCTGGCGAAGGTCGAGCTACTCGGGGAACCGCTGTTCGTGGCCGCGAATTTCCTGTCCGGCCCCAAAACCCTGCCGGTTCGGATCACACCTGCATAG
- a CDS encoding VOC family protein, translating to MWNPFPMMFHPTLIVEDLEQSSAWFSRVFGRPEVRWENKWDLTLLNPTYPINYSYFYVLGDVSLDVLCPSLLVLPGGKKAVYPEGEGLSDIAWYTDRIEEVSRQLETHGFRTRDQEGNIIHDGVVPESNLVADCPMIWSLPEDTGLTYEFYDMARRHWDKYSEHADPRLSPNWRPDRVVEDDPLGIVRTAYHTILTKDRARAKKLFADVLDGKVVDEFHDPEMDADCVEIAYAKSVLRFATPRTEPIMDVLTGEPTHTDQYLGITFDVLDVKAAAAHLEHEGVSIVHRQDQSIVTDPTTSKGVVWGFRTA from the coding sequence ATGTGGAACCCGTTTCCCATGATGTTCCACCCGACACTGATCGTCGAAGACCTTGAACAGTCGTCCGCCTGGTTCAGCCGGGTCTTTGGCCGGCCCGAGGTGCGTTGGGAAAACAAGTGGGATCTGACCTTGCTCAACCCGACCTACCCTATTAACTACTCATACTTCTATGTCCTGGGCGATGTCAGCCTGGATGTCCTGTGCCCCTCCCTCCTGGTTCTCCCCGGCGGGAAAAAAGCCGTATACCCCGAAGGTGAGGGCCTCTCCGACATCGCCTGGTACACCGACCGCATCGAGGAAGTCTCCCGGCAACTTGAAACACACGGCTTCCGGACGCGGGACCAGGAAGGCAACATCATCCACGACGGCGTGGTCCCAGAGTCCAACCTCGTCGCCGATTGCCCCATGATCTGGTCCCTTCCAGAAGATACAGGCCTAACATACGAGTTCTACGACATGGCCCGACGCCACTGGGACAAATACTCCGAACATGCCGATCCCCGTCTGAGCCCAAACTGGAGGCCGGATCGGGTCGTTGAAGACGATCCTCTCGGGATCGTGCGCACCGCCTATCACACCATATTGACGAAGGACCGCGCCCGAGCGAAGAAGCTTTTTGCCGATGTCCTGGACGGCAAAGTCGTCGACGAATTCCACGACCCGGAGATGGACGCCGACTGTGTCGAAATAGCCTACGCAAAGTCCGTGCTCCGTTTCGCAACACCCCGCACCGAGCCCATCATGGACGTGCTCACCGGCGAACCGACCCACACCGATCAGTATCTCGGCATCACCTTTGACGTCCTGGACGTCAAAGCAGCAGCAGCACACCTCGAACACGAAGGCGTCTCAATCGTTCATCGCCAAGACCAAAGCATCGTCACGGATCCAACGACATCAAAAGGGGTCGTCTGGGGCTTCCGGACCGCATAA
- a CDS encoding 2Fe-2S iron-sulfur cluster-binding protein gives MIKITYVTADGKEQPVEVEPGMSLMEVATLRGIDGIVAECGGGCSCATCHVYVDAPWHNTFEEPAPEEEALIEFLDEARPTSRLSCQLLLGAEHDGLCVRTPPSQG, from the coding sequence TTGATCAAGATCACCTACGTCACCGCTGACGGAAAAGAACAGCCCGTTGAAGTCGAACCCGGCATGAGCCTCATGGAAGTCGCAACGCTGCGCGGCATCGACGGCATCGTCGCCGAATGCGGCGGCGGCTGCTCCTGCGCCACCTGCCACGTATACGTCGACGCACCCTGGCACAACACCTTCGAAGAACCGGCACCGGAGGAGGAAGCCCTCATCGAATTCCTGGACGAAGCCCGGCCGACATCCCGCCTTTCCTGCCAGCTCCTGCTCGGCGCCGAACACGACGGCCTCTGCGTCCGGACCCCACCCTCCCAAGGCTGA
- a CDS encoding serine hydrolase domain-containing protein, producing MTSSRHNHHWHVPSRLLIAFGIATATALAISGCTSTPTQAPASSTGPPSGAASTTGTTEGGKTGSATLGALDKARVQDTFRTLAKELLVPGAAMMLRTPQGDVSLTYGVTSAGGSTSVSLDDHIRIGSVTKTWTGTVILQLVQEGKLKLEDPVSKYRSDVPNGDNITIEQLLTMRSGIYNYSESYELSNALDTTPQRVWTPEQLVAIALPLPAYFGPGEGFHYSNTNTVLLGLIAEKLEGKGFGQIVRDRIFGPLGLKQTSLPASDTSGLPKPFSRGYMYMDNLLTLSTPRLPADLIAKAQDGSLKPNDYTNANPSWTWAAGQGVSTAGDLMTLAEGLTDGKLLNPDLQKKRMDSLAPIDPDNPDAALYGMALAQFGPLYGHTGELPGYNTFMGRDPQDKVTLVVWTNLAPSPDGRDPASTIAKAIIGDLYGAAPTGPATR from the coding sequence GTGACCAGTAGCAGGCACAATCACCATTGGCATGTCCCCTCCCGCCTCCTCATCGCATTCGGCATCGCAACCGCAACTGCGTTGGCGATCTCCGGGTGCACATCCACGCCAACGCAGGCCCCGGCGTCGTCCACGGGACCGCCGTCGGGGGCCGCTTCAACTACCGGCACGACGGAGGGAGGAAAGACAGGATCGGCGACTCTGGGCGCACTGGACAAAGCCAGGGTCCAGGACACATTCCGGACTCTGGCCAAGGAGCTGCTCGTACCGGGAGCGGCCATGATGCTCCGCACCCCCCAGGGAGACGTCAGCCTCACCTACGGCGTGACGAGCGCCGGAGGGTCAACATCTGTCTCACTCGATGACCACATCCGCATCGGCTCCGTCACAAAGACGTGGACTGGGACCGTCATCCTGCAGCTCGTGCAGGAAGGCAAACTCAAGCTTGAGGATCCCGTTTCGAAGTACCGCTCTGACGTACCGAACGGCGACAACATCACCATCGAACAACTCCTGACCATGCGTAGCGGAATCTACAACTACTCGGAGTCGTACGAGCTCAGCAACGCCCTCGATACCACGCCGCAACGGGTCTGGACGCCTGAGCAACTGGTGGCCATCGCCTTGCCGTTGCCCGCATATTTCGGCCCCGGCGAAGGCTTTCACTATTCGAACACCAACACGGTTCTGCTGGGGCTCATAGCCGAGAAGCTGGAGGGCAAGGGCTTCGGGCAGATCGTGCGCGATCGGATCTTCGGACCACTCGGCCTGAAACAAACATCGCTTCCGGCGTCGGACACTTCGGGCCTTCCCAAGCCTTTCTCCCGCGGTTACATGTACATGGACAATCTCCTCACCCTGTCCACGCCCAGGCTTCCGGCGGACTTGATCGCCAAGGCACAGGACGGCTCATTGAAACCGAATGACTACACAAACGCCAACCCTTCGTGGACATGGGCTGCCGGGCAGGGCGTCTCCACGGCGGGCGACCTCATGACCTTGGCCGAGGGCCTCACCGATGGCAAGCTGCTCAACCCGGACCTTCAAAAGAAGCGGATGGACAGCCTTGCGCCGATCGACCCGGACAACCCAGACGCGGCGCTGTATGGCATGGCACTGGCCCAGTTCGGCCCGCTCTACGGACACACCGGCGAACTCCCCGGCTACAACACCTTCATGGGAAGGGATCCGCAGGACAAAGTGACCTTGGTGGTGTGGACCAACCTTGCCCCGTCACCGGACGGACGGGACCCGGCGTCGACCATCGCCAAGGCCATCATCGGGGACCTCTACGGCGCAGCGCCGACAGGCCCAGCCACGCGGTGA
- a CDS encoding EthD domain-containing protein, translating to MANNGPVLAFEVYRWAGTSAEEFQTHYKDVHAKIGMRIPGLVWYESFMNKNSQEGWPVIGGAAKPDAIVVMMFDSEESKAKIAESEAWTEAAADDIGFCSHFEIFEVDRFTWIPEATLREPFHAQEAASV from the coding sequence ATGGCAAACAACGGACCCGTCCTCGCCTTCGAGGTATACCGCTGGGCCGGCACAAGCGCCGAAGAGTTCCAAACGCACTACAAGGACGTACACGCGAAGATTGGAATGCGTATCCCGGGTCTTGTTTGGTACGAATCGTTCATGAACAAGAACTCGCAGGAGGGCTGGCCCGTGATCGGAGGAGCCGCCAAGCCCGACGCAATCGTCGTGATGATGTTCGATTCCGAAGAATCCAAGGCCAAAATCGCTGAGTCGGAAGCATGGACGGAAGCTGCGGCAGACGATATCGGGTTCTGCAGCCACTTCGAAATCTTCGAAGTGGACCGCTTCACCTGGATCCCCGAAGCCACTTTGCGGGAACCTTTCCATGCCCAGGAGGCAGCGTCCGTGTGA
- a CDS encoding SDR family NAD(P)-dependent oxidoreductase — MKELLKFEGRVAIVTGAGQGMGKAHAVTLASRGARVVVNDVSREHAEQVVKEIEGAGGTAVIDVHDVANEASRIVQTALDAFGQLDIVVNNAGIIRVGLFGEQPMEEFWKVFDVSFRGTVELSQAAWPHLVKSGSGRLILVSSSGILANPGAAAYGAAKGAIWALGNTLAQEGDRVGVQVSTLMPTAWTPMTESAYSDPNIIRTLRDGLGPEHVANFVAYLSHQDTTVHGDMFQVSGGRASRMVLTGLPRVQSTENAPEGWIAVADQLSADSEDLTQYRVTGQQFADEMIAANPSVAEAFKNMNPADLGA; from the coding sequence ATGAAGGAATTGTTGAAGTTCGAAGGGCGCGTTGCCATTGTTACCGGTGCCGGTCAAGGAATGGGCAAGGCCCACGCCGTCACTCTCGCGTCACGTGGTGCCCGGGTAGTGGTCAACGATGTTTCCCGCGAGCACGCCGAGCAGGTTGTGAAGGAGATCGAAGGCGCTGGTGGAACCGCTGTCATCGACGTACATGATGTTGCCAACGAGGCCTCCCGGATCGTCCAAACCGCCCTTGACGCTTTCGGGCAACTGGACATCGTGGTCAACAACGCAGGTATCATCCGCGTCGGGCTCTTTGGAGAGCAACCCATGGAGGAATTCTGGAAGGTCTTCGATGTCTCCTTCAGGGGCACGGTGGAGCTTTCCCAAGCTGCATGGCCACACCTGGTGAAGTCCGGTTCCGGCCGCCTGATCCTCGTCTCCTCCAGCGGCATTCTGGCCAATCCCGGCGCCGCGGCCTACGGCGCCGCCAAGGGCGCGATCTGGGCGCTGGGCAACACGCTCGCCCAGGAGGGAGACCGGGTTGGTGTACAGGTTTCAACGCTGATGCCCACGGCGTGGACACCCATGACGGAGAGCGCCTATAGCGACCCGAACATCATCCGTACACTACGCGACGGGCTCGGTCCCGAGCACGTCGCAAATTTCGTTGCCTACCTCTCGCACCAGGACACCACGGTGCACGGGGACATGTTCCAGGTCAGCGGCGGCCGAGCAAGTCGGATGGTTCTGACGGGCCTGCCACGGGTCCAGTCCACCGAGAACGCCCCCGAGGGATGGATCGCAGTCGCTGACCAATTGAGCGCGGACTCCGAGGACCTCACCCAGTACCGTGTCACCGGCCAACAGTTCGCTGACGAGATGATTGCGGCAAATCCTTCCGTTGCCGAGGCTTTCAAGAACATGAATCCCGCGGACCTCGGCGCCTAG
- a CDS encoding aldehyde dehydrogenase, whose product MIVTDETTTQTQLYIGGEWVDPSTNSVIRPVNPSTEEPVGQVPEAHEKDVDRAVEAARAAFDDPQGWASWDADRRAEIIERFADELEKRGGEIARQVSSQNGMPISMSGPVEGGFPAVALRYYAGLIRERGIEEQRAGIFGRPTRVRHEPVGVVAAIVPWNFPQALAFVKIAPALAAGCTMVIKPSPETVLDSYTLAEAAQAAGIPAGVLNIVPAGREVGAYLVGHPGVDKVGFTGSTEAGRSIGATCGQLLRPVTLELGGKSAAILLDDADLPALAAEFVDATLQNNGQTCYLCTRIFAPRAKYNEFVDQITDIVGSLRVGDALDPATQVGPLVSERQRARVERYIEVGLAEGGRITTGGKRPAHLDRGYFIEPTVFADVTNDSTIAREEIFGPVLAVIPYDTIDDAIAMANDSEFGLGGSVWGQDTDRALDVARRIQTGGVGINFYSHDIGSPFGGVKASGLGREQGPEGLAAYQSLKTIYNAP is encoded by the coding sequence ATGATTGTCACTGACGAAACGACCACTCAAACCCAGCTGTACATTGGCGGGGAATGGGTCGACCCCTCAACCAACAGCGTGATTCGGCCCGTCAATCCATCGACGGAGGAGCCCGTCGGGCAGGTCCCCGAAGCCCACGAGAAAGACGTCGACCGGGCAGTCGAGGCAGCCCGCGCAGCATTCGACGATCCCCAGGGGTGGGCCTCATGGGACGCCGACCGCCGAGCCGAGATCATCGAACGCTTCGCGGACGAACTCGAAAAGCGGGGCGGCGAAATCGCGCGTCAGGTCAGCAGCCAGAACGGCATGCCCATCTCGATGTCCGGGCCCGTTGAGGGCGGCTTCCCAGCCGTTGCACTGCGCTATTACGCCGGTCTCATCCGCGAAAGGGGCATCGAGGAGCAGCGTGCCGGCATCTTCGGCCGCCCGACCCGCGTGCGGCACGAGCCGGTCGGCGTTGTCGCAGCAATCGTCCCGTGGAACTTTCCCCAGGCTCTCGCGTTCGTCAAGATCGCTCCCGCCCTGGCAGCAGGCTGCACGATGGTCATCAAGCCGTCGCCCGAGACAGTCCTCGACTCCTACACCCTGGCTGAGGCCGCCCAGGCGGCGGGCATTCCCGCAGGAGTCCTGAACATCGTCCCTGCGGGCCGTGAAGTGGGAGCCTACCTCGTAGGCCACCCCGGCGTGGACAAAGTAGGCTTTACGGGCTCAACCGAGGCTGGCCGCAGCATCGGCGCTACCTGCGGCCAGCTGCTTCGCCCCGTGACGCTCGAACTCGGAGGCAAGTCCGCAGCCATCCTTCTCGACGACGCAGATCTTCCCGCGCTGGCGGCGGAGTTCGTCGATGCCACGCTGCAGAACAACGGCCAGACCTGCTACCTGTGCACGCGTATTTTCGCCCCACGTGCCAAATACAACGAATTCGTCGACCAGATCACTGACATCGTGGGCTCACTCAGGGTCGGTGACGCCCTCGACCCGGCCACACAGGTGGGACCGCTCGTCTCGGAACGGCAACGTGCCCGCGTCGAGAGGTACATCGAGGTGGGGCTGGCCGAAGGTGGCCGAATCACCACCGGCGGCAAGCGCCCTGCCCACCTCGACCGGGGCTACTTCATCGAGCCCACGGTCTTCGCCGACGTCACCAACGACTCAACGATTGCACGGGAAGAGATCTTCGGCCCGGTCCTGGCCGTCATTCCCTACGACACAATCGATGACGCCATCGCGATGGCCAACGACAGCGAATTCGGCCTCGGTGGTTCTGTCTGGGGACAGGACACCGATCGCGCCCTCGACGTCGCACGCCGTATCCAGACCGGCGGCGTTGGCATCAACTTCTACAGCCACGACATCGGTTCGCCGTTCGGCGGCGTCAAGGCCAGCGGACTGGGCCGGGAACAAGGTCCGGAGGGACTGGCCGCATACCAGAGCCTCAAGACGATCTACAACGCGCCGTGA